The proteins below are encoded in one region of Homo sapiens chromosome 8, GRCh38.p14 Primary Assembly:
- the LOC105375816 gene encoding putative coiled-coil domain-containing protein 144C, whose protein sequence is MLYKKGSEELKRKEEEYGKDVEINQQLKRTLKTRAMELRTVRKNLDQISLSHKKEKGLLHENSMLQEEIAMLRLELDTIKHQNEIKEKKYFEDIESVKEEHDNLLKAITLNEEALAKTVFQYNGQLSILTTENKMLSSELKNVKHNKE, encoded by the exons ATGTTGTATAAAAAAGGTAGTgaagagttaaaaagaaaagaagaggaatatGGGAAAGATGTTGAAATTAACCAACAACTGAAACGGACTCTGAAAACACGAGCCATGGAATTGAGGACAGTAAGAAAGAATTTGGATCAG ATTTCTCTtagccataagaaagaaaaaggtctCTTGCATGAAAATAGCATGTTGCAGGAAGAAATTGCCATGCTAAGACTGGAACTGGATACAATAAAACATCAGAAtgagataaaggaaaagaaatattttgaggaCATTGAAAGTGTGAAAGAAGAGCATGATAATCTTCTAAAGGCTATAACATTGAATGAGGAAGCATTagcaaaaacagtatttcagtaCAATGGACAGCTTAGCATTTTGACAACTGAGAATAAAATGCTCAGTTCTGAACTGAAGAATGTAAAACACAACAAGGAATGA